CCCGCATACACCCGGCCCCAGGCGACCACCGGCGTCGAGTAGAAGGACCCGGGACGCCCGAGGCCCGGCCCCAGGGCCTGGGTCTGCCACCGGATCGCCCCGTTCCGGGCCCGGACTGCGCTCATCGCCCCGCCGTAGTCCCCGACGTAGAGCGTGCCCCGCGAGTAGGCGGGAGCGGCCTTGATCGCACCCGCCAGACCGGTGCTCCATACCTCCCTGCCGTCGCGGGTTCGAAGCGCGTACAGAACCCCGTTCTCGCAGCCGAAATACACCCGGCGATGAACCACCACCGGCGAGGACTCCGATCGGCAGGGGAGCGACTTTCGCCAGACTTTGCGGCCGTTCTTCGCGTTCAGGGCCATCACCTGTCCGGGCTGCATGTTCACGATGTAGAGGCGTCCCTGTGCGTAGGTCGGAGTGGCGGCGTTCAGTCGGGCGATCCGGCGATGCCAGAGCTTGCGGCCGTTCTTCGCGCTGATGGCGTAAGCGTGGCCATCGTTGTTCACCAGGTAGAGCACTCCCCGAACGACGATCGGCGGAAACTCGAGCAGGGGCTTTCCGCCGAAGCGCCAGACGCGCTTGAACGGCGGTTTGACCGTCTTCGTCGGGAGATAGCCGGTGCGTTGCCGGTCGTAGCGGAAGGTGGGCCAGTCGACCGTGCGCCTTTTCAGGGTCGGCTTCGGGGCGGGAGAATCCGAATGATCGAAGGTGACGTTCGGGTTGCTTACGTCACCGGGCCGCTTCAGCTCGTTCCAGGCGACGAGGCCGACCGCCGCCGCGGCGACGACGACCACCAGGGAGAGACCCAGAACCTTGCGTCGCTGCCGGTACCAGGGCTGCTCCGGATCCCTTGATGGGCCCGCTTCGGAATCCGGACTCTTGTCTTCGCTCTTTTCGGTCATCCGCTTGCGGGAGCATGGTACGGAATAACGTTGATGAGCATCTCGCCCAGACCCGACAGATCACGCCTCGAGAGTTTCCTCGCCTCCGATCCGGTGTGCGGACTCGTCCGCACCGCCGCCGGGGACGATCCGGTCTACCTGGTCGGCGGTGCGATCAGGGATGCCCTCTGCGGATACCCGGTCGATGACCTGGACCTTGTGACCGAGAGTGATCCGGCCCGGTTGATCGAGGCCCTCGATCCGGCGGCCCGCGTGCATGAGAGATTCGGGACCGCGGAGCTCCGAGCGGGAGGATTCCCGGTCGATCTGGCCCGGGCGCGAACCGAACGGTATCCCCGACCGGGGGCGCTGCCGGAGGTCAGTTTCGGCACGATCACCGATGATCTCGACCGACGGGATTTCACGGTGAACTCGATGGCGGTCTGCCTGAACGGCCCGGATCGTTGGCGGCTGCTCGATCCTCACGATGGTTTCGGTGACCTTCAACGCGGCCTGATCCGGGTGCTGCACCCGGCCTCCTTCAGGGACGATCCAACCCGAGCGATCCGGGCGGCCCGCTACGCAGCCCGCTTCGGCTTCGGGTTGGCCGGGCGAACTGCCGAGCTGATCAGGGCGACTGACTTCACGACGATCTCCGCCGACCGGCTGCGAGCCGAGCTGCTCCTGGTTCTCGCCGAGCCGGACTGGATCCGGGGATTCGGACTGCTCTCGGAGTGGGGCGTGATCAGAATCGAACCGGCCCGGCTGCTGCTCGCGGAACGGGCTGCCGCGGTGCTGGCCTCACCGCTCTGGGCCGGCAGCGCCGACCGCGGTCAGGTGCTGCTTGCCGCCTGCTTCGATCCGCCGGACGGGGCGCTCGCGAAACTGATCGAACCGCCGTCAACCCCGTTTGGCGGCCTGCGGAAAGCGGAGAGCTTCGGTCCGGTTGAGTTGATCCTCGCCCGGGCGAGCGGCGCCGACTGGCTGGACCTCTGGCGTCGGGAGTGGAGTGCGGTCCGTCCGGAG
Above is a genomic segment from Solirubrobacterales bacterium containing:
- a CDS encoding PQQ-binding-like beta-propeller repeat protein, whose translation is MTEKSEDKSPDSEAGPSRDPEQPWYRQRRKVLGLSLVVVVAAAAVGLVAWNELKRPGDVSNPNVTFDHSDSPAPKPTLKRRTVDWPTFRYDRQRTGYLPTKTVKPPFKRVWRFGGKPLLEFPPIVVRGVLYLVNNDGHAYAISAKNGRKLWHRRIARLNAATPTYAQGRLYIVNMQPGQVMALNAKNGRKVWRKSLPCRSESSPVVVHRRVYFGCENGVLYALRTRDGREVWSTGLAGAIKAAPAYSRGTLYVGDYGGAMSAVRARNGAIRWQTQALGPGLGRPGSFYSTPVVAWGRVYAGNNDSRVYSFDAKSGELAWTHSTGGWVYSGPSAARVPGTPPTIYIGSFDGNAYALNARTGAARWTFPMGGRVIGSLSVIGSTVYAATFDGTNIYGIDARNGKKTFSYHTGAYMPAISDGQKLYLIGYSSIHALQPVSRRQVRQIRRKQQKARAAHRAKKKKQANERSASN